Within the Candidatus Diapherotrites archaeon genome, the region GCAACTACTTCAGCTATCCGAAGATGCCTTCTTCCCCAGAGATATTCTCTTATTAGTTCTCTGAGTTTCTTCTCAGACTTTTTACTTGGTATTATATTCCAGTATTTCTGCCCCGTATTATATAGGCTTCTATCATACCGAAATGTGAACCCCAAAAAGTCAAAGCTTTCTTCGGTTGCTTGCTTTATCCGGGTTTTTTCTTTATTTAGTTCCAACTCCATCCTACCAAATATATTCTCTATCCTTGTTATCACCTTATCTGTTATCTTCCTTCCCATTATCACAAAGTCATCTGCATACCGAACTATGTATATGCCCAGCTTCCTGAACTCCCCTTGCATCTTGTTGATTATTCTATCAACTAAATTTAGGTAGATGTTCGCAAGCAGTGGTGAGATTACTCCGCCTTGCGGCGTTCCGAGTTTACTTCTCTTACCACCTGTTATCTTGTTCCCTTCTTTTACCGGAGACTTTAACCACATCTTGATTAGCTTGATGATGTTCTTATCGCTGATTCTTTCCTTGATTACTATCATCAGCTTTTCATGGGGAATATTATCAAAGTAACTCCTTATGTCTGCATCCAGTACGGTTGTCCTTCCTGCTTGCAGATGTTTCTTGATTGCTATTATGGCATCCTTTGAACTTCTCTTTGGTCGGAATCCGTATGAACTATCCTCAAAATCCGCTTCAAAGATTGGTTCTATTACCATTTTGCAACTCATTTGTACTATTCGGTCTTTGATTGTGGGTATTCCCAACGGTCGCATTTTTCCGTTTGCCTTCGCAATGTACACTCGTTTCACCATCGAAGGTTTGTAGGTGTGGGTTGCCAATTCCTCTCTGATTTCTTCAAGATAGTTTTCCACTCCTATCGCTTCTATTTGTTCGAATGTAATTCCA harbors:
- the ltrA gene encoding group II intron reverse transcriptase/maturase, with translation MELKVIPTRLELTKGNPEVKHSPQGNNGSDNERVRIFQRKLYMKAKQEKGFKFYVLYDKVRLDYFLRESYRRVKQNGGAPGVDGITFEQIEAIGVENYLEEIREELATHTYKPSMVKRVYIAKANGKMRPLGIPTIKDRIVQMSCKMVIEPIFEADFEDSSYGFRPKRSSKDAIIAIKKHLQAGRTTVLDADIRSYFDNIPHEKLMIVIKERISDKNIIKLIKMWLKSPVKEGNKITGGKRSKLGTPQGGVISPLLANIYLNLVDRIINKMQGEFRKLGIYIVRYADDFVIMGRKITDKVITRIENIFGRMELELNKEKTRIKQATEESFDFLGFTFRYDRSLYNTGQKYWNIIPSKKSEKKLRELIREYLWGRRHLRIAEVVAGLNVRVRGWLNYYKIPKASNIKRTTFKLQHYLGRRLKKYFERKSQRGCKRYSWDAHEKLVKHWGLINVTKFAYD